ATAGACTTCCGCTTTTATATGACCCGGAAAAGCCCACCGTGGAACGTATTGGAGTACAAGGCGATGTATTGCCCGTAGAGGTTTGTACTGACAATCAAAACATCAATGAAGACATCAAAGCATTTGCACAGAGTCTGAATGATTTAGGGGAATTAATTGGAGAACGACAACGAGTACTGGGTCGCATTTTAGAGGAATTGGAGTGTTATTAATATGAAACAAACATATCGGCTATCCCCTGCCAGACAGATGACCGAAGAGGAAGAATCCCTTGTTTGGCAAAAACCGTCTTCACATATTGAAAGTGAAGCAGAAAGACGTATATATCAAGAAGTAGTAAGAAATTGGAATCGCGGTGAAATGAAAATCAGTACAATTCTACTGGAGGGTGATGCCGGTTCGGGAAAAACCCAACTTGCGAAAGCACTCTCTGCTGATTTCAACCTACCTTATACTAAAGTAACTTGTTTTGCAGATATGGACAAATCCGATGTGCTGGGCTCCATCCTTCCGGTGCTGTCTGAAAAAGATGATAAATCAGGTACTGTCGAATATCAATATTATCCGTCAGAAATTGTCCGTGCATATGAAAATGGATGGCTTTTAGAGATTCAGGAGCCCACAGTGATTCGGGATGCGGCTGTTTTAATGGCGTTAAATTCTGCCTTAGAACCAGATGGCAGCCTAAACTTACCTACTCGTATTGTACACCGGCATCCTGATTTTATTGCTGTTATTACAACAAACCGTGGATACAATGGATGCAGGCCTTTAAATGAAGCCTTGCGCGATCGAGTACAGCATGCTGAAAAACTAGACTTACCCCCTAAAGCAGTTATGATGGAGCGAGCCGAAGCTAAGACCGGCTATCATTCTGAAAAGGTTCTTTCTCTTTTAGCCGAAGCTATTATTTTGCTGGATAAAACGGCTCAGGCTAATGCCATTAAAGGTGTGGCCGGGATGCGATCCTATATCTTTTGGGTTGATGCCGTTGCAAGCGGTGCTTCCGTGCAAAACACTTTATATTACAAGGTGCTTTACAAAATTACCACGGATCCACAGGAACTTGCCCTTTTAGAACAGGCATTGATAAGTCATGGCTTGACAGCTAAACTTGAGGAATTAGATAGGGCATGCCATTCTCATCCAGATGGAGAAAATCCAGAAGTAATGGAACTTCATATTGCCGAAAATGGGGAATACTCTGCGGAATTGGATCAAACTGATAAAAATGCAATCCGACTGAGAAAATCAACAGACAGTGAAGGACATTCGGATACGAACAGTGATAAAAGTACTGATGTCACAAGCAATGATAATGGAGATAACGGTACGCCATTTTACCATGAGCTTAATCAATCTATTACAACGGAGTTACAAAAAAAGGAATTCCGTAAACAATTAAACAGGGAAGCACGTCAAAGCAATCAGGGCACCTGTCATGAAGCAATCCGACTTATTGTCCATCGCCCGGAAGCCACCTCCCAAAGCAGGGAGGAATATCACAACATGGCTGCTGACTTACTTCCAGTCATTCGGGAATTAATTCGCAAAACAAATCCACTTTTAGAGCATGAGGTTTCTTCTGAATTCGCTAAATCTCGGCTTTATGGTACAAAGTTCTGTGCAGATCAAGCTGCTGCTCTGGATTTCCGCGTATTTGCCCGCAAGCGTCCGCCCGAGGAAGAACCCTCTCTCGCAGTGGCTCTCCGGATTGACGAATCCGCATCAATGTCTGCTTTCGGACGCTTAGAAGCAGCAAAACAGG
This region of Aminipila luticellarii genomic DNA includes:
- a CDS encoding AAA family ATPase, whose product is MKQTYRLSPARQMTEEEESLVWQKPSSHIESEAERRIYQEVVRNWNRGEMKISTILLEGDAGSGKTQLAKALSADFNLPYTKVTCFADMDKSDVLGSILPVLSEKDDKSGTVEYQYYPSEIVRAYENGWLLEIQEPTVIRDAAVLMALNSALEPDGSLNLPTRIVHRHPDFIAVITTNRGYNGCRPLNEALRDRVQHAEKLDLPPKAVMMERAEAKTGYHSEKVLSLLAEAIILLDKTAQANAIKGVAGMRSYIFWVDAVASGASVQNTLYYKVLYKITTDPQELALLEQALISHGLTAKLEELDRACHSHPDGENPEVMELHIAENGEYSAELDQTDKNAIRLRKSTDSEGHSDTNSDKSTDVTSNDNGDNGTPFYHELNQSITTELQKKEFRKQLNREARQSNQGTCHEAIRLIVHRPEATSQSREEYHNMAADLLPVIRELIRKTNPLLEHEVSSEFAKSRLYGTKFCADQAAALDFRVFARKRPPEEEPSLAVALRIDESASMSAFGRLEAAKQAAVALYEFCTGCGIPIMIYGDTADRSKLEQMSIYAYVDFESRDADEKYTLMNIQARSNNRDGMALRIISDRLLHAPQKTKLIISISDGQPKAMPDYSGEKAAHDMKDTLQEFRRKGIQFLAAAIGQDKEAIRELYGAENTLDITDLKQLPARLVQIIARLL